Genomic DNA from Eleutherodactylus coqui strain aEleCoq1 chromosome 8, aEleCoq1.hap1, whole genome shotgun sequence:
TTCAGCGCCTGGTGAGAGAGATCGCCCAGGACTTCAAGACTGACCTGCGCTTCCAGAGCTCAGCGGTCATGGCCCTGCAGGAGGCCAGCGAGGCTTACCTGGTAGGGTTGTTCGAGGACACCAATCTGTGCGCCATCCACGCCAAGCGGGTCACCATCATGCCCAAAGACATCCAGCTGGCCCGCAGGATTCGCGGAGAGAGGGCTTAGATCT
This window encodes:
- the LOC136578111 gene encoding histone H3, encoding MARTKQTARKSTGGKAPRKQLATKAARKSAPATGGVKKPHRYRPGTVALREIRRYQKSTELLIRKLPFQRLVREIAQDFKTDLRFQSSAVMALQEASEAYLVGLFEDTNLCAIHAKRVTIMPKDIQLARRIRGERA